The following are from one region of the Shinella sp. PSBB067 genome:
- the rocF gene encoding arginase, which produces MAERNNTHIALIGAPLEEGSGRRGAAMGPTALRIAGVDTTLAELGHTVTDEGDLHPLPARDLPNHAKANNLQVVAAFTRALDTAVYDAARSGKFPLVLGGDHALSMGSVSGMARHAADEGRPLFVLWLDAHADFNSPATSPSGNMHGMPVAFFCGEAEFAPILETGRPFVDPKNVFQVGIRSVDAREREEIAEHGVNVYDMRAVDEIGMAHIMHDIIARIKAANGLLHVSLDVDFLDPEIAPGVGTTVPGGATFREAHLIMEMLCDSGLVSSLDVVELNPFLDDRGKSARILVELTASLFGRRILDRPTRSA; this is translated from the coding sequence ATGGCTGAACGGAACAACACGCATATCGCGCTCATCGGCGCGCCTCTGGAAGAAGGCTCCGGCCGCCGCGGCGCGGCGATGGGACCGACGGCGCTGCGCATAGCAGGCGTCGATACGACACTGGCGGAACTCGGTCACACGGTGACGGACGAGGGCGATCTTCATCCGCTGCCGGCGCGGGACCTGCCGAACCATGCGAAGGCCAACAACCTGCAGGTCGTCGCCGCCTTCACGCGAGCGCTTGATACCGCCGTCTACGATGCGGCGCGCAGCGGAAAGTTCCCCCTCGTGCTCGGCGGCGACCATGCGCTTTCCATGGGGTCCGTCTCCGGCATGGCGCGTCATGCGGCCGACGAGGGCCGCCCGCTCTTCGTGCTCTGGCTCGATGCCCATGCGGACTTCAATTCGCCCGCGACCTCGCCGTCGGGCAACATGCATGGCATGCCGGTCGCCTTCTTCTGCGGCGAGGCCGAGTTCGCGCCGATCCTCGAAACCGGCCGCCCCTTCGTCGATCCGAAGAACGTGTTCCAGGTCGGCATCCGCTCCGTCGATGCGCGCGAGCGCGAGGAAATCGCCGAACATGGCGTCAACGTCTACGACATGCGCGCGGTCGACGAGATCGGCATGGCGCATATCATGCACGACATCATCGCCCGGATCAAAGCGGCGAACGGCCTGCTGCATGTCAGCCTCGACGTTGATTTCCTCGATCCGGAGATCGCGCCCGGGGTCGGCACGACGGTGCCGGGCGGCGCGACCTTCCGCGAGGCCCACCTCATCATGGAGATGCTGTGCGACAGCGGCCTCGTCTCCTCGCTCGACGTCGTCGAGCTGAACCCGTTCCTCGACGACCGCGGCAAGAGCGCCCGCATCCTCGTCGAACTGACCGCAAGCCTTTTCGGGCGCCGCATTCTCGACCGGCCGACCCGTAGCGCCTGA